A portion of the Streptomyces sp. NBC_01335 genome contains these proteins:
- the npdG gene encoding NADPH-dependent F420 reductase — MTTHDSAGAPKAPAKDPWDLPDVSGLTVGVLGGTGPQGRGLAYRLARAGQRVTIGSRDAARAAEAAAELGLGIEGADNAACALRSDIVIVAVPWEGHAKTLESLRAELAGKLVVDCVNPLGFDKKGAYALKPEEGSAAEQAAALLPDSRVTAAFHHLSAVLLQDAAIDEIDTDVMVLGEARADTDIVQALAGRIAGMRGVFAGRLRNAHQVESLVANLISVNRRYKAHAGLRATDV, encoded by the coding sequence ATGACTACCCACGACAGTGCCGGCGCGCCCAAGGCGCCCGCCAAGGACCCCTGGGACCTGCCCGACGTCTCCGGACTCACCGTCGGCGTGCTCGGCGGCACCGGGCCGCAGGGCCGCGGACTCGCCTACCGCCTCGCCCGCGCGGGGCAGCGCGTGACCATCGGCTCCCGCGACGCCGCCCGCGCCGCCGAAGCCGCCGCCGAACTCGGACTCGGCATCGAGGGCGCGGACAACGCCGCCTGCGCGCTCCGCAGCGACATCGTGATCGTCGCCGTGCCGTGGGAGGGCCACGCCAAGACGCTGGAGTCGCTGCGCGCGGAGCTCGCGGGCAAGCTCGTCGTCGACTGCGTCAACCCGCTCGGCTTCGACAAGAAGGGTGCCTACGCCCTCAAGCCGGAGGAGGGCAGCGCCGCCGAACAGGCCGCCGCCCTGCTGCCCGACTCCCGCGTCACCGCCGCCTTCCACCACCTCTCGGCGGTGCTGCTCCAGGACGCCGCCATCGACGAGATCGACACCGACGTGATGGTGCTGGGCGAGGCCCGCGCCGACACCGACATCGTGCAGGCCCTCGCCGGCCGCATCGCGGGCATGCGCGGCGTCTTCGCCGGACGGCTGCGCAACGCCCACCAGGTCGAGTCGCTGGTCGCCAACCTGATCTCGGTCAACCGCCGGTACAAGGCACACGCGGGACTGCGCGCCACCGACGTGTGA
- a CDS encoding ABC transporter permease gives MSTTTLTKSPTDRVPVLPPSDEGRIGLRANLRHIGALTRRNLLQIKKDPESMFDALLMPVIFTLLFTYVFGGSVGGSLGGGREEYLNYLIPGLMAMMGMNIASAVGTGVNDDFRKGVMDRFRTMPIARSSVLIAKIVVELGRMMVATIILLAMGFALGMEIQTSFLGLLEAVALSAVFGAAIMWIFILLGLAMKTAQAVQATGMLVLMPLQFGSSIFAPTQTMPGWLQTFTEYNPLSNLADAARGLMMGGPIAHSVWVTLAWAGIITVVMAPLAVAKFRKAA, from the coding sequence ATGAGTACGACCACGCTGACGAAGTCCCCCACCGACCGGGTGCCGGTCCTGCCCCCGAGCGACGAGGGGAGGATCGGGCTGCGCGCCAACCTGCGCCACATCGGGGCGCTGACCCGGCGCAACCTGCTCCAGATCAAGAAGGATCCGGAGTCGATGTTCGACGCGCTCCTGATGCCGGTGATCTTCACGCTGCTCTTCACGTACGTGTTCGGCGGCTCGGTCGGCGGCTCCCTCGGCGGCGGCCGGGAGGAGTACCTCAACTACCTGATCCCCGGCCTGATGGCCATGATGGGGATGAACATCGCCTCCGCCGTGGGCACCGGGGTCAACGACGACTTCCGCAAGGGCGTCATGGACCGGTTCCGCACGATGCCGATCGCCCGTTCCTCGGTGCTGATCGCGAAGATCGTGGTGGAGCTGGGCCGGATGATGGTCGCCACCATCATCCTGCTGGCGATGGGTTTCGCGCTCGGCATGGAGATCCAGACCTCGTTCCTCGGTCTGCTCGAAGCCGTCGCGCTCTCGGCGGTGTTCGGCGCCGCCATCATGTGGATCTTCATCCTGCTCGGGCTGGCCATGAAGACGGCCCAGGCGGTCCAGGCGACGGGAATGCTGGTGCTGATGCCCCTGCAGTTCGGATCCTCCATCTTCGCGCCGACCCAGACGATGCCGGGCTGGCTGCAGACGTTCACCGAGTACAACCCGCTGTCGAACCTCGCCGACGCGGCGCGCGGCCTGATGATGGGCGGCCCGATCGCCCACTCGGTCTGGGTGACGCTCGCCTGGGCCGGCATCATCACCGTCGTGATGGCACCGCTCGCCGTCGCCAAGTTCCGCAAGGCGGCCTGA
- a CDS encoding MFS transporter encodes MSIPSGAPAAVSRVPEAVHRRRWAILAVLMFSLLIVVLDNSILNVAVKTIASPAPDGIGATQSELEWAINSYTLVFAGLLFTAGLLGDRLGRKRVLLCGITVFVIGSALAAFSDTPGQLISWRAVMGLGAAFVMPATLAILMNVFEPAEQPKAIGIWAGGVGLGIAIGPITGGLLLEHFWWGSIFLVNVPVGLVALVAMVILVPDSRDPKPGRLDPVGVVLSVVGLVLLVYGIIRGGELADFTDVTVIAPVLGGVVVLIAFVLYEKRVQHPALDVSHFKKPAFSAAVAAIALVFFALMGVTFFSAFYLQSVRGYTALQSGLLVLPLAAAQMIFSPRARIVVQRFGVRAVCTVGLILVAAGLAAFAAFDADTPVWVLCVVFFVQGTGMAHIMPPVTVAIMQTLPREKAGAGSAINNTFRQVGGALGIAVLGSVLSTVYRGDIEGHLSALPAGARDVAGESIEATLGVAAKLGPAGKPLAVAASDAFIDAMHVAALGSAAIALVGAVVVALFLPGKSAAGPRPHTPEQPAPVPAGQGS; translated from the coding sequence ATGTCCATACCGTCCGGCGCGCCTGCCGCCGTGTCCCGTGTCCCGGAGGCGGTCCACCGTCGCCGTTGGGCCATTCTCGCCGTGCTCATGTTCAGCCTGCTCATCGTGGTGCTGGACAACTCGATCCTGAACGTCGCGGTCAAGACGATCGCCAGTCCCGCGCCGGACGGGATCGGCGCCACCCAGAGCGAGCTGGAGTGGGCGATCAACTCCTACACGCTCGTCTTCGCCGGCCTGCTCTTCACCGCCGGTCTCCTCGGCGACCGGCTCGGCCGCAAGCGGGTGCTGCTCTGCGGCATCACCGTCTTCGTCATCGGCTCCGCGCTCGCCGCCTTCTCCGACACGCCGGGCCAGCTCATCTCCTGGCGTGCGGTGATGGGTCTCGGCGCCGCCTTCGTGATGCCGGCCACCCTCGCCATCCTGATGAACGTCTTCGAACCCGCCGAGCAGCCCAAGGCCATCGGCATCTGGGCCGGCGGTGTCGGCCTGGGCATCGCCATCGGCCCGATCACCGGCGGACTCCTGCTGGAGCACTTCTGGTGGGGCTCGATCTTCCTCGTCAACGTGCCCGTGGGCCTCGTCGCCCTGGTCGCGATGGTGATCCTCGTACCGGACTCGCGGGACCCCAAGCCCGGCCGGCTCGACCCGGTGGGCGTCGTCCTCTCCGTCGTCGGCCTCGTGCTGCTCGTCTACGGCATCATCCGGGGCGGCGAACTCGCCGACTTCACCGACGTCACCGTGATCGCCCCGGTCCTCGGCGGCGTGGTCGTCCTGATCGCCTTCGTCCTTTACGAGAAGCGCGTCCAGCACCCCGCGCTCGACGTCTCGCACTTCAAGAAGCCGGCGTTCTCCGCCGCCGTCGCCGCCATCGCGCTGGTCTTCTTCGCGCTGATGGGCGTCACCTTCTTCTCCGCCTTCTACCTCCAGAGCGTGCGCGGCTACACCGCGCTCCAGTCCGGCCTGCTGGTCCTTCCGCTCGCCGCCGCGCAGATGATCTTCTCGCCGCGCGCCCGGATCGTCGTCCAGCGCTTCGGCGTCCGCGCCGTCTGCACCGTGGGCCTGATCCTGGTCGCCGCCGGGCTCGCCGCCTTCGCGGCCTTCGACGCCGACACGCCCGTCTGGGTGCTGTGCGTGGTCTTCTTCGTCCAGGGCACCGGAATGGCGCACATCATGCCGCCGGTCACCGTCGCCATCATGCAGACGCTGCCCCGCGAGAAGGCCGGTGCCGGTTCCGCCATCAACAACACCTTCCGCCAGGTCGGCGGGGCGCTCGGCATCGCCGTGCTCGGCTCGGTGCTCTCCACCGTCTACCGGGGCGACATCGAGGGCCACCTCTCGGCCCTACCCGCCGGAGCCCGGGACGTCGCCGGAGAGTCGATCGAGGCCACGCTCGGCGTCGCCGCGAAGCTCGGCCCGGCCGGCAAGCCGCTCGCGGTGGCCGCCTCCGACGCCTTCATCGACGCCATGCACGTCGCCGCCCTCGGCTCCGCCGCCATCGCACTGGTCGGCGCCGTGGTCGTCGCGCTGTTCCTGCCCGGAAAGTCCGCCGCCGGTCCCCGGCCGCATACCCCCGAGCAGCCCGCACCGGTCCCGGCCGGACAGGGCAGCTAG
- the panB gene encoding 3-methyl-2-oxobutanoate hydroxymethyltransferase — protein sequence MSLNAAQNQSAHPPAGPSSTDSGKALYGGKSTRRITVHDIAAATARGEKWPMLTAYDAMTASVFDEAGIPVLLVGDSMGNCHLGYDTTVPVTMDEITMLSAAVVRGTRRALVVGDLPFGSYQEGPVQALRSATRLVKEAGVGAVKLEGGERSHEQIRLLVESGIPVMGHIGLTPQSVNSMGYRVQGRGEEAAQQLLRDAKAVQDAGAFAVVLELVPAELAAEVTRTLHIPTVGIGAGNETDAQVLVYTDMVGLTGGKVPRFTKQYANLRQVLGDAAKEFAGEVVGGAFPAPEHTFH from the coding sequence ATGTCGCTCAACGCTGCGCAGAATCAGTCTGCCCACCCCCCTGCCGGCCCCTCTTCCACCGACAGCGGCAAGGCGCTGTACGGAGGAAAGAGCACCCGCCGCATCACCGTCCACGACATCGCCGCCGCCACCGCGCGCGGCGAGAAGTGGCCCATGCTGACCGCCTACGACGCGATGACCGCGTCCGTGTTCGACGAGGCCGGTATCCCGGTCCTGCTCGTCGGCGACTCCATGGGGAACTGCCACCTCGGTTACGACACCACCGTGCCCGTCACGATGGACGAGATCACCATGCTGTCGGCCGCCGTCGTACGGGGCACCAGGCGTGCCCTCGTCGTCGGCGACCTGCCCTTCGGCTCGTACCAGGAGGGTCCCGTCCAGGCGCTCCGCAGCGCGACCCGGCTGGTCAAGGAGGCCGGGGTCGGCGCCGTGAAGCTGGAGGGCGGCGAACGCAGCCACGAGCAGATCCGGCTGCTGGTCGAGTCCGGCATCCCGGTCATGGGCCACATCGGCCTCACCCCGCAGTCGGTCAACTCCATGGGGTACCGGGTGCAGGGGCGCGGCGAGGAGGCCGCGCAGCAGCTGCTGCGGGACGCCAAGGCCGTACAGGACGCGGGGGCGTTCGCGGTCGTCCTGGAGCTGGTCCCCGCCGAGCTGGCCGCCGAGGTCACCCGCACCCTGCACATCCCGACCGTCGGGATCGGCGCCGGCAACGAGACCGACGCCCAGGTGCTCGTCTACACCGACATGGTCGGACTGACGGGCGGCAAGGTACCGCGCTTCACCAAGCAGTACGCGAACCTGCGCCAGGTCCTGGGTGACGCGGCGAAGGAGTTCGCGGGCGAGGTCGTCGGCGGCGCCTTCCCGGCGCCCGAGCACACCTTCCACTGA
- a CDS encoding MFS transporter, whose product MNDPRPRRASRTLRSLLPDLAPWHASADFRLLWGQGLITYFGSFMALIALPLQIKELTGSPLAVGAMGAVELVPLVVFGLYGGALADAVDRRKVILGTEAGLGVLAVILLVNALLPDPLLWPLYVVAGGVSALAGLQRPALDSLLARIVPHEHLPAAAALNALRWQAGAIAGPALAGLVVAYAGHATAYAVTVVTFTVSVVLCLRLTPAPPARNAQKPSLRGIAEGAAYAWSRPVLLGTYAIDLAAMFFAFPNAVFPFLADDLGAPWSLGLMYAAGSVGSLVLGLTSGWTSRVRRHGLFVVFGAAAWGLAIAGAGLFDSVWPVLVCLGVAGAGDMLSGLGRSAIWNQTIPEELRGRLAGIEVLSYSVGPQLGQVRAGAMAGWTGTRSAVWTGGVACVASVALLTAALPKLLRYDSATDEDAVRRRDAATAAPADPDAPAAPAAPAF is encoded by the coding sequence GTGAACGACCCGCGCCCGCGCCGCGCTTCCCGTACCCTTCGCTCCCTCCTTCCCGACCTCGCCCCCTGGCACGCCTCCGCCGATTTCCGGTTGCTCTGGGGCCAGGGGCTGATCACGTACTTCGGCAGTTTCATGGCGCTGATCGCGCTGCCGCTCCAGATCAAGGAGCTGACCGGGTCCCCGCTGGCGGTCGGGGCGATGGGCGCGGTCGAACTCGTGCCGCTGGTGGTCTTCGGGCTGTACGGCGGGGCGCTCGCGGACGCGGTGGACCGCCGCAAGGTCATCCTCGGCACCGAGGCCGGGCTCGGTGTGCTGGCCGTGATCCTGCTGGTCAACGCCCTGCTGCCGGACCCGCTGCTCTGGCCGTTGTACGTCGTGGCCGGGGGCGTCTCGGCGCTCGCCGGGCTCCAGCGGCCCGCGCTCGACTCGCTGCTGGCGCGGATCGTGCCGCACGAGCACCTGCCGGCCGCCGCCGCGCTGAACGCCCTGCGCTGGCAGGCGGGCGCGATCGCGGGGCCGGCCCTGGCGGGCCTGGTCGTCGCCTACGCCGGGCACGCCACCGCGTACGCGGTCACCGTCGTCACCTTCACCGTCTCGGTCGTCCTCTGCCTGCGGCTCACCCCCGCGCCGCCCGCCCGGAACGCGCAGAAGCCGTCGCTGCGCGGGATCGCCGAGGGCGCGGCGTACGCGTGGAGCCGGCCGGTGCTGCTGGGGACGTACGCGATCGACCTGGCCGCGATGTTCTTCGCCTTCCCGAACGCGGTCTTCCCGTTCCTCGCGGACGACCTCGGCGCCCCCTGGTCGCTGGGGCTGATGTATGCCGCCGGGTCGGTGGGCTCGCTGGTGCTGGGGCTGACCAGCGGCTGGACGTCCCGGGTGCGGCGGCACGGGCTCTTCGTGGTGTTCGGGGCCGCCGCCTGGGGGCTGGCCATCGCGGGCGCGGGGCTCTTCGACAGCGTCTGGCCGGTGCTGGTCTGCCTGGGCGTCGCGGGCGCGGGCGACATGCTGAGCGGACTGGGCCGCTCCGCCATCTGGAACCAGACCATCCCGGAGGAGCTGCGGGGCCGGCTGGCCGGCATCGAGGTGCTCTCCTACAGCGTCGGGCCGCAGCTCGGCCAGGTCCGGGCCGGTGCGATGGCGGGGTGGACCGGCACCCGCTCGGCGGTCTGGACCGGTGGGGTCGCCTGCGTCGCCTCGGTGGCCCTGCTGACGGCGGCGCTCCCGAAGCTGCTCCGGTACGACTCCGCCACCGACGAGGACGCCGTACGCCGCCGGGACGCCGCGACGGCCGCCCCGGCGGACCCGGACGCGCCCGCCGCACCCGCCGCGCCGGCTTTCTAG
- a CDS encoding AfsR/SARP family transcriptional regulator has product MRYCILGTTQVLRDDGTAVALGGARLRALLTVLALSPGREVPVAVLVDEVWDGEPPADAPGAVQALVGRLRRALGRDAIDSVENGYRLAAGPDAVDLHRFERLAGEGGRALEAGDGAKALDALDAALALWRGPAFADLPDRTAVAARWEARRLAARRARGGAHLALGRAEEALPELVALCADHPLDEPLQALRIRALHHAGRTAQALAAYEEVRTLLAARLGTDPGAELRALHTELLHHGSAPPARPVAGAARPGPGAGRPGDRPTAPARPLGPDDRTPASGAPGSRTPSARPATPVALPPLRPASGNLRARLTSFVGRETDIAALRQDLDRSRLVTLLGPGGAGKTRLSQEAAETVAGNWPDGVWMAELAPVDDPDAVPEAVLSALDARETVLRGAGAEEMRVAEGGTASPLVRLTEHCARRRMLLLLDNCEHVVGAAAALADHLLARCPDVTVLATSREPLGVPGEFVRPVEPLPDPTALRLFEERGNAARPGFRSDADPATAAASAEICRRLDGLPLAIELAAARLRMLSPRQIADRLDDRFRLLSSGSRTLLPRQQTLRAVVDWSWDLLDTAERAVLRRMSVFAGGCSLSAAEDVCSLRAGDTGGAGGTGSTDHEVVGFRDVAVLLGSLVDKSLVVAEESGDGEMRYRLLETVGEYASERLDEAGERAAVGRSHLVYYRELVRTEGPRLRGAGQPATLELFRREYENVRTAFRHAAALEDEHECLCIVMSLGWYWMLRDLRDEARQWADTTAAMGPDPFAPPGTPAPSLYERCTDRPPPMDPDQLMEARRGVRLIQIANMDHEMDLWMNEEGMERLRIIARTYTPGQPQTCRSPGSLWIFAVIITGEREELYGVMDETVRACREHGDEWELGAALQTRANLLANRPESVQEARVDADESLEIFTRLQDAWGSAEALASRGEANEQSGAYEAAAEDYLAAMAYAEQLGAQSQVAVLRTRYANILAETGREEEAEAIFREVIGMDRTNSGHEATPFARMHLGMLLGRTGRVAEARAQMELLAAEFHSQTLAIFEGFVTGVVAWLDNEEGLYAHALDTALKAVERANDRLSQMVAPQMTPIHLVSVAWALAGLGGEERGRDAARLLGSQAAHLSRMHVPTMVERQNLVRAEEAARAAIGDAAFEAAYAEGGDLSLEEVTALAYAHNN; this is encoded by the coding sequence GTGCGCTACTGCATCCTCGGTACGACCCAGGTACTTCGCGACGACGGCACGGCCGTCGCCCTCGGCGGGGCGCGGCTGCGTGCCCTGCTCACGGTCCTCGCCCTGAGCCCCGGCCGGGAGGTCCCGGTGGCGGTGCTCGTGGACGAGGTCTGGGACGGTGAGCCGCCCGCCGACGCGCCGGGCGCGGTCCAGGCGCTCGTGGGCCGACTGCGCCGGGCGCTCGGCCGGGACGCCATCGACTCCGTCGAGAACGGCTACCGGCTCGCCGCCGGACCCGACGCGGTCGACCTGCACCGGTTCGAGCGGCTGGCGGGGGAGGGGGGCCGGGCGCTGGAGGCCGGTGACGGCGCGAAGGCGCTCGACGCGCTCGACGCCGCCCTCGCCCTGTGGCGCGGTCCCGCCTTCGCCGACCTGCCCGACCGCACCGCCGTCGCCGCCCGCTGGGAGGCCCGGCGGCTCGCGGCCCGCCGCGCCCGGGGTGGCGCCCACCTCGCGCTCGGCCGCGCCGAGGAGGCGCTGCCCGAGCTGGTCGCGCTCTGCGCCGACCACCCGCTGGACGAGCCGCTCCAGGCGCTGCGCATCCGTGCCCTGCACCACGCGGGCCGCACCGCGCAGGCCCTCGCCGCGTACGAGGAGGTGCGCACCCTGCTCGCCGCCCGGCTCGGCACCGACCCGGGCGCCGAACTGCGGGCGCTGCACACGGAGTTGCTGCACCACGGCAGCGCCCCGCCGGCCCGTCCGGTGGCGGGTGCCGCCCGCCCGGGGCCGGGTGCCGGCCGTCCGGGCGACCGCCCCACCGCCCCGGCCCGCCCGCTCGGCCCCGACGACCGGACGCCCGCGAGCGGCGCCCCCGGGTCCCGTACCCCGTCCGCCCGGCCCGCCACCCCGGTGGCCCTGCCGCCCCTCCGCCCGGCGTCCGGCAACCTCCGGGCCCGGCTCACCAGTTTCGTCGGCCGCGAGACGGACATCGCCGCACTGCGCCAGGACCTCGACCGGTCCCGGCTGGTGACGCTCCTCGGCCCCGGCGGCGCGGGCAAGACCCGGCTCTCCCAGGAGGCCGCCGAGACCGTCGCCGGCAACTGGCCGGACGGCGTGTGGATGGCCGAGCTCGCCCCCGTGGACGACCCCGACGCCGTGCCCGAAGCGGTGCTCTCCGCGCTCGACGCCCGGGAGACCGTGCTGCGCGGCGCCGGCGCCGAGGAGATGCGCGTCGCCGAAGGCGGCACCGCGAGCCCCCTCGTACGCCTCACCGAGCACTGCGCGCGCCGCCGGATGCTCCTGCTGCTCGACAACTGCGAGCACGTCGTCGGAGCAGCCGCCGCGCTCGCCGACCACCTCCTCGCCCGCTGCCCCGACGTGACCGTCCTCGCGACGAGCCGCGAACCCCTGGGCGTACCGGGCGAGTTCGTCCGCCCGGTCGAACCCCTCCCGGACCCCACGGCGCTCCGCCTCTTCGAGGAGCGCGGCAACGCCGCCCGGCCCGGCTTCCGGAGCGACGCGGATCCGGCGACCGCCGCGGCCAGCGCCGAGATCTGCCGCCGCCTCGACGGACTGCCCCTCGCCATCGAACTCGCCGCCGCACGGCTGCGGATGCTCAGCCCCCGGCAGATCGCCGACCGGCTCGACGACCGCTTCCGGCTGCTCTCCAGCGGCAGCCGCACGCTGCTGCCGCGCCAGCAGACGCTGCGCGCCGTCGTCGACTGGTCCTGGGACCTGCTCGACACCGCCGAACGCGCCGTACTGCGCCGGATGTCGGTCTTCGCCGGCGGCTGCTCCCTCTCCGCCGCCGAGGACGTCTGCTCCCTGCGCGCGGGCGACACGGGCGGCGCAGGCGGCACCGGCAGCACGGACCATGAGGTGGTCGGCTTCCGCGACGTCGCCGTCCTCCTCGGCTCACTCGTCGACAAGTCCCTCGTCGTCGCGGAGGAGTCGGGCGACGGCGAGATGCGCTACCGGCTGCTGGAGACCGTGGGGGAGTACGCCTCCGAGCGCCTGGACGAGGCGGGCGAGCGCGCCGCCGTCGGCCGGTCCCACCTCGTGTACTACCGCGAGCTGGTGCGTACCGAAGGCCCCCGGCTGCGCGGCGCCGGACAGCCCGCCACCCTGGAGCTGTTCCGGCGCGAGTACGAGAACGTGCGCACCGCCTTCCGCCACGCGGCGGCCCTGGAGGACGAGCACGAGTGCCTGTGCATCGTCATGTCCCTGGGCTGGTACTGGATGCTGCGCGACCTGCGCGACGAGGCCCGCCAGTGGGCCGACACCACGGCGGCGATGGGCCCCGACCCGTTCGCCCCGCCCGGCACGCCCGCGCCCTCGCTGTACGAGCGGTGCACGGACAGGCCGCCGCCCATGGACCCCGACCAGCTCATGGAGGCCAGGCGCGGGGTGCGGCTCATCCAGATCGCCAACATGGACCACGAGATGGACCTGTGGATGAACGAGGAGGGCATGGAGCGGCTCCGGATCATCGCCCGGACCTACACCCCCGGCCAGCCGCAGACCTGCCGCTCGCCCGGATCGCTCTGGATCTTCGCCGTCATCATCACCGGCGAGCGGGAGGAGCTGTACGGCGTGATGGACGAGACCGTGCGCGCCTGCCGCGAGCACGGTGACGAATGGGAGCTGGGGGCGGCGCTCCAGACGCGTGCCAACCTGCTCGCCAACCGGCCCGAATCGGTCCAGGAGGCCCGGGTCGACGCGGACGAGAGCCTGGAGATCTTCACCCGGCTCCAGGACGCCTGGGGTTCCGCCGAGGCCCTCGCCTCACGCGGCGAGGCCAACGAGCAGTCGGGCGCGTACGAGGCGGCCGCCGAGGACTACCTCGCCGCCATGGCGTACGCCGAACAGCTCGGCGCGCAGTCGCAGGTCGCCGTGTTGCGCACCCGGTACGCGAACATCCTCGCGGAGACCGGGCGGGAGGAGGAGGCGGAGGCCATCTTCCGCGAGGTCATCGGGATGGACCGGACGAACTCCGGGCACGAGGCGACGCCCTTCGCCCGGATGCACCTGGGCATGCTCCTCGGCCGCACCGGGCGGGTCGCCGAGGCGCGCGCCCAGATGGAGCTGCTGGCGGCCGAGTTCCACTCGCAGACGCTCGCCATCTTCGAGGGCTTCGTCACGGGTGTGGTGGCCTGGCTGGACAACGAGGAGGGGCTGTACGCCCACGCCCTGGACACCGCGCTCAAGGCGGTGGAACGGGCGAACGACCGGCTGTCGCAGATGGTCGCCCCCCAGATGACCCCCATCCACCTGGTGTCGGTCGCCTGGGCGCTGGCGGGGCTCGGCGGGGAGGAACGCGGCCGGGACGCCGCCCGGTTGCTCGGCTCGCAGGCCGCCCATCTGTCCCGGATGCACGTGCCCACCATGGTGGAGCGGCAGAACCTCGTCCGCGCCGAGGAAGCGGCGCGCGCGGCGATCGGGGACGCGGCGTTCGAGGCGGCATACGCCGAGGGCGGTGACCTCTCGCTGGAAGAGGTCACCGCCCTGGCGTACGCGCACAACAACTGA
- a CDS encoding ATP-binding cassette domain-containing protein, with the protein MVDMTRNDMNPGRGIAIEVRGLVKHYGTTKALDGVDLDVREGTVLGVLGPNGAGKTTLVRALSTLIVPDAGYATVAGYDVVKQPRQLRRTIGLTGQYASVDEKLSGWENLYMIGRLLDLPRKEARSRADELLERFSLTEAARRPAMDYSGGMRRRLDLAASMIGRPAVLYLDEPTTGLDPRTRNEVWDEVQRMVAEGATVLLTTQYMEEAEQLASELTVIDKGRIIARGGVDELKAKVGGRTLQIRPSDPADLPAMARALHETGLDGVSGAQAVPDEGLLYVPILSDGQLTAVIGLLGTRGFSLAHVATALPSLDEVFLAITGGKSTSAAAPTDEEVAA; encoded by the coding sequence ATGGTGGACATGACGCGAAACGACATGAACCCCGGGCGCGGAATCGCCATCGAAGTACGGGGGCTGGTGAAGCACTACGGCACCACCAAGGCACTCGACGGTGTCGACCTCGATGTGCGCGAGGGCACCGTGCTCGGCGTGCTCGGCCCGAACGGCGCGGGCAAGACGACGCTCGTGCGCGCCCTCTCCACACTGATCGTGCCGGACGCGGGTTACGCGACGGTCGCCGGATACGACGTGGTCAAGCAGCCCCGGCAGCTGCGCCGCACCATCGGCCTGACCGGGCAGTACGCCTCCGTCGACGAGAAGCTCTCCGGCTGGGAGAACCTCTACATGATCGGCCGGCTCCTCGACCTGCCCCGCAAGGAGGCCCGCAGCCGCGCCGACGAGCTCCTGGAGCGGTTCTCGCTCACCGAGGCGGCCCGCCGCCCCGCGATGGACTACTCCGGCGGCATGCGTCGCCGGCTCGACCTGGCGGCCTCCATGATCGGCCGCCCGGCCGTCCTCTACTTGGACGAGCCGACGACGGGGCTCGACCCCCGCACCCGCAACGAGGTCTGGGACGAGGTCCAGCGGATGGTCGCCGAGGGCGCGACCGTGCTGCTCACCACCCAGTACATGGAAGAGGCCGAGCAGCTCGCCAGCGAGCTGACGGTGATCGACAAGGGCCGCATCATCGCGCGCGGCGGGGTCGACGAGCTGAAGGCGAAGGTCGGCGGCCGGACCCTCCAGATCCGCCCGTCCGACCCGGCCGACCTGCCGGCGATGGCCCGCGCCCTCCACGAGACCGGTCTCGACGGGGTCTCCGGAGCGCAGGCGGTCCCGGACGAGGGCCTGCTGTACGTACCGATCCTGAGCGACGGGCAACTGACCGCCGTCATCGGCCTGCTGGGCACCCGGGGCTTCTCCCTCGCCCACGTCGCCACCGCACTGCCCAGCCTGGACGAGGTCTTCCTCGCCATCACCGGCGGCAAGTCCACGTCCGCCGCCGCTCCGACCGACGAGGAGGTCGCCGCATGA
- a CDS encoding site-2 protease family protein, whose translation MTTAISRRDRRISPIFLGIVAVTAVAGVAVWTGFAEQTGFAVFLFVTGGWIVSLCLHEYAHARTALHSGDISIAEKGYLTLNPLKYTHALLSIVLPVLFVIMGGIGLPGGAVYIERGRIRGRWKHSLISAAGPLTNVLFAVVCTAPFWLGGLDGVPMVFRFALAFLALLQVTAAILNFVPVPGLDGYGVIEPWLSYKVRRQVEPFAPFGLIAVFGLLWVPEVNAVFFDAVDALLRGLGVSDFETYCGLDTYRFWQAFSDQQDLRCEALSAALSG comes from the coding sequence ATGACCACTGCGATCAGCCGCCGCGACCGGCGCATCAGCCCGATCTTCCTCGGGATCGTCGCCGTCACGGCCGTCGCCGGCGTGGCCGTGTGGACGGGGTTCGCCGAGCAGACCGGGTTCGCGGTCTTCCTGTTCGTCACGGGTGGCTGGATCGTGTCGCTCTGCCTCCACGAGTACGCGCACGCCCGTACGGCGCTGCACAGCGGGGACATCTCGATCGCGGAGAAGGGCTATCTGACGCTCAACCCGCTGAAGTACACGCACGCGCTGCTCAGCATCGTGCTGCCGGTGCTCTTCGTGATCATGGGTGGCATCGGGCTGCCCGGCGGTGCCGTCTACATCGAGCGGGGCCGTATCCGGGGGAGGTGGAAGCACAGCCTGATCTCTGCTGCGGGGCCGCTGACGAACGTCCTGTTCGCCGTCGTCTGCACGGCGCCGTTCTGGCTGGGCGGCCTCGACGGGGTGCCGATGGTGTTCCGGTTCGCGCTGGCGTTCCTGGCGCTGCTCCAGGTCACGGCGGCGATCCTCAACTTCGTACCGGTGCCGGGGCTGGACGGGTACGGGGTGATCGAGCCCTGGTTGTCGTACAAGGTCCGGCGCCAGGTGGAGCCGTTCGCGCCGTTCGGGCTGATCGCGGTGTTCGGGCTGCTGTGGGTGCCGGAGGTGAACGCCGTGTTCTTCGACGCCGTGGACGCGCTGCTGCGGGGGCTCGGGGTCAGCGACTTCGAGACGTACTGCGGGCTGGACACCTACCGCTTCTGGCAGGCGTTCTCCGACCAGCAGGACCTCCGCTGCGAGGCTCTGTCGGCGGCGCTGTCCGGGTAG